The Xyrauchen texanus isolate HMW12.3.18 unplaced genomic scaffold, RBS_HiC_50CHRs HiC_scaffold_535, whole genome shotgun sequence genome has a segment encoding these proteins:
- the LOC127642298 gene encoding sperm-associated antigen 6 yields MSQRQVLQVFETYQKARTQFVQTVAELATRPQNIESLQNAGVMSLLRPLLLDAVPTIQQTAALALGRLANYNDDLAEAVVKGDILPQLVYSLAEQNRFYKKAAAFVLRAVAKHSPELAQAVVDCGALDALVISLEEFDPGVKEAAAWALGNIARHNGQLSQAVVDAGVVPLLVLCIQEPEIALKRVAASTLSDIAKHSPELAQTVVDTGAIAHLAQMILNPDTKLKRQVFSALSQIAKHSVDVAEMVVEAEIFPAALACLKDPDEYVRKNVTTLIREITKHTPELSQIIVNVGGVAAVVDYLGDSKGNARLPGIMMLGYVAAHSENLAMAVIVSKGVPQLAICLEEEQECHIKAATAWAFGQIGRHTPEHARAVAVANVLPKLLNLYLDCESLEDLQIKAKKALKSILQKCTYLPALEPLLYEAPSNIVKHVVCQFSKVLPHDSKARRLFVTSGGLKKVQEIKAEPGSAIQEYINAINSCYPEEIVRYYSPGYSEALLERIENYQPV; encoded by the exons ATGAGTCAGCGACAGGTTTTGCAAG TGTTTGAGACGTACCAAAAAGCAAGAACGCAATTTGTGCAAACTGTAGCAGAACTTGCAACAAGACCACAAAACATTGAATCACTTCAAAATGCTG GTGTAATGTCCCTTTTGAGGCCTCTCCTTTTGGATGCAGTCCCAACTATTCAGCAGACAGCAGCTCTGGCTCTTGGAAGGCTTGCCAACTATAACGATGACCTGGCTGAGGCTGTAGTAAAGGGAGACATTCTTCCTCAGCTTGTGTACTCCCTGGCTGAGCAAAAC CGATTCTATAAGAAAGCTGCTGCGTTTGTTCTTCGAGCTGTTGCTAAACACTCCCCTGAGCTGGCCCAGGCTGTGGTGGACTGTGGTGCACTGGATGCTCTTGTTATCTCCCTGGAGGAGTTTGACCCTGGGGTCAAAGAGGCAGCTGCTTGGGCGCTGGGGAACATTGCCAGACATAATGGAC AACTGTCCCAAGCAGTTGTAGATGCAGGTGTTGTGCCTCTACTCGTATTATGTATCCAGGAGCCTGAGATAGCACTGAAAAGGGTTGCTGCTTCTACTCTGAGTGACATAGCCAAGCACTCCCCAGAGCTGGCACAAACAGTGGTGGACACCGGAGCCATTGCCCACCTAGCACAGATGATCCTAAACCCAGATACCAAATTGAAG AGGCAGGTTTTTTCAGCTCTCAGCCAAATCGCAAAGCACTCCGTGGATGTAGCAGAGATGGTGGTGGAGGCTGAGATATTCCCTGCCGCACTAGCTTGTCTGAAGGACCCAGATGAATATGTTCGGAAAAATGTCACTACTCTTATTCGGGAAATCACAAAACATACCCCCGAG CTGTCCCAGATTATAGTGAATGTTGGGGGTGTTGCAGCTGTGGTTGACTACCTCGGGGACTCTAAAGGGAATGCACGCCTGCCGGGGATCATGATGCTGGGCTACGTGGCTGCACACTCTGAAAACCTTGCCATGGCTGTGATTGTGTCTAAA GGAGTGCCACAGTTGGCTATTTGCTTAGAGGAAGAGCAAGAATGTCATATCAAGGCAGCCACAGCTTGGGCATTTGGGCAGATTGGGCGACACACGCCTGAGCATGCGCGAGCTGTTGCTGTGGCCAACGTTCTCCCCAAACTTCTCAATCTCTATTTGGACTGTGAAAGCTTAGAGGACCTGCAGATCAAG GCAAAAAAGGCCTTGAAAAGCATCCTTCAGAAGTGCACATATCTACCAGCATTAGAGCCTCTTCTCTATGAAGCTCCCAGTAACATTGTTAAACATGTTGTCTGCCAGTTCAGTAAG GTTCTTCCTCATGATAGTAAGGCACGGCGCTTGTTTGTTACTAGTGGGGGTCTGAAGAAAGTACAGGAAATCAAAGCAGAACCTGGTTCTGCCATTCAGGAATACATCAATGCAATCAACAGCTGCTACCCTGAGGAGATTGTCAG GTACTATTCCCCTGGTTACTCTGAGGCCTTGCTGGAAAGGATTGAAAACTATCAGCCAGTTTGA